AAAGCAAATCACATCTCAACCATGTGCATACCCTTTATGCGATTCGTTGTGAGCAATCATTACGAAGGTACAATCTGAAAGCAAATCACAACAAGAAACCGACAAACGCAAGTGGATTAAAGGTTGTGAGCAATCATTACGAAGATACAATCTGAAAGCAAATCACAACGGCGAAGCGACATGTTTACGAATGCGTCACGTTGTGAGCAATCATTACGAAGATACAATCTGAAAGCAAATCACAACCGCACAACGTTTTATCCACGAATTGCACAAGTTGTGAGCAATCATTACGAAGATACAATCTGAAAGCAAATCACAACATAAGCGTCGATGTATCGGTAATACTCGAGTTGTGAGCAATCATTACGAAGATACAATCTGAAAGCAAATCACAACAGACCCGAAGTACCCGTGGATTACTTGGGGTTGTGAGCAATCATTACGAAGATACAATCTGAAAGCAAATCACAACATAAAACGCGATAAGGTTACGAAGCGGCTGGTTGTGAGCAATCATTACGAAGATACAATCTGAAAGCAAATCACAACTGAAACACGCCGTTAAGCGCAATCCAGTCGTTGTGAGCAATCATTACGAAGATACAATCTGAAAGCAAATCACAACGCGCTGAGCCCCTAAGCCAAAAAAAGACTGGTTGTGAGCAATCATTACGAAGATACAATCTGAAAGCAAATCACAACCGCTCAATGGCATATCGGCTTTTGGGTGCAGTTGTGAGCAATCATTACGAAGATACAATCTGAAAGCAAATCACAACCATGATTTAGTGCCAGGCACAATTACACTGGTTGTGAGCAATCATTACGAAGATACAATCTGAAAGCAAATCACAACGCAAGCCCGATCATGTTAACTGGCGCATCGTTGTGAGCAATCATTACGAAGATACAATCTGAAAGCAAATCACAACTGCGCCAGAAGTGGCGGCACTGTCTGTGCGTTGTGAGCAATCATTACGAAGATACAATCTGAAAGCAAATCACAACCAGCGTTTGCGTTTCGTTTCCGAATTCGTCGTTGTGAGCAATCATTACGAAGATACAATCTGAAAGCAAATCACAACGAGAAAGGTTACCTTCTCATTCAGAATGTTGTTGTGAGCAATCATTACGAAGATACAATCTGAAAGCAAATCACAACGAATGTTGTATTTTTGTTGAAGTGAAATGCGTTGTGAGCAATCATTACGAAGATACAATCTGAAAGCAAATCACAACTTTTATCGCACAGTTCAGAACGACTTTGTGGTTGTGAGCAATCATTACGAAGATACAATCTGAAAGCAAATCACAACCCGCGCTCATCGTAAACGGTGAACGCGGTGTTGTGAGCAATCATTACGAAGATACAATCTGAAAGCAAATCACAACTGAAGACGAAAACGGAAATGTTCAACCTGTGTTGTGAGCAATCATTACGAAGATACAATCTGAAAGCAAATCACAACTTCAACTCTTTCCACCTTTCACTACCTACAGTTGTGAGCAATCATTACGAAGATACAATCTGAAAGCAAATCACAACTTCGCGCAGTTCGATACCTTCATGTTCGTAGTTGTGAGCAATCATTACGAAGATACAATCTGAAAGCAAATCACAACCCAGACGGCACAATTGTACACGAAGTTATTGTTGTGAGCAATCATTACGAAGATACAATCTGAAAGCAAATCACAACTAACCGCTGAATATTGTTCAGCGTATGGGTGTTGTGAGCAATCATTACGAAGATACAATCTGAAAGCAAATCACAACGCTGAAATCCGCAAAAACAGTTGATTTTATGTTGTGAGCAATCATTACGAAGATACAATCTGAAAGCAAATCACAACTGTCTGCGTGTTTCTTTTTCCCGGCCATCTGTTGTGAGCAATCATTACGAAGATACAATCTGAAAGCAAATCACAACGCGCGAGCGCATCATGCTTGCGCCGGAGGCGTTGTGAGCAATCATTACGAAGATACAATCTGAAAGCAAATCACAACCCAATAACTAATTCCCCAAAAAAAACCTGACCATCATCACACATAAATACACCACTCACTTAAAAAATCCCTATACCTTTAATCAATCCAAATACATTATAAAAAACATGCCGCTCACCGCTCCCCTCACCGACCTCGAAATTGCCCAGTCAGCCACGATACAACCCATCAACCGCATTGCAGAAAAACTCGGTATTGATACCGAACTGCTTGAACACTACGGAAAATACAAAGCCAAACTGCCGCTTTCGCTTATTGATAATTCGAAGATGGTAAACGGCAAACTCATTCTGGTTACGGCCATTAATCCTACGCCGGCGGGTGAAGGGAAAACAACCGTATCAATCGGACTTACCGAAGGATTGAACCACATTGGCAAAAAGGCAGTTGCGGTATTGCGCGAGCCTTCGCTGGGGCCTGTGTTTGGTATGAAAGGCGGCGCGGCGGGAGGCGGTTACTCGCAGGTGATTCCGATGGAAGATATTAACCTGCATTTTACCGGCGATTTTAATGCAGTGGAGAAGGCCAACAATTTGCTGGCTGCGTTAATCGACAACAACATTCAAAGCAAAACGCGCAGCCTGAATATTGATCCGCGCACGGTGGTGTGGAAACGGGTAATGGATATGAACGACCGCGCGCTGCGACAGATTATTGTGGGGCTTGGCGGTACGGCAAACGGAGTGCCGCGGCAGGATGGTTTCAACATTACACCGGCCTCGGAAGTAATGGCGATTTTGTGTCTGGCCGAAAGCTTTGACGATTTGAAAAATAAGCTCGGCAATATCTTCGTAGGCTTTACCTACGACAAAAAACCGGTGTATGCGCGCGATCTGAAGGCCGAAGGGGCAATGGCCATTTTGCTGAAAGACGCCATTAAGCCCAACCTGGTGCAAACGCTCGAAGGCAACGCGGCTATTTTGCATGGTGGTCCGTTTGCAAATATTGCGCAGGGCACAAACACACTGCTGGCCACGCGTATGGGTCTTTCGCTGGGCGATTATGCCGTAACCGAAGCGGGTTTTGGTGCTGATCTTGGTGCCGAGAAGTTTATGAATATCAAGTGCGGTTATGGTAATCTGGCGCCCGCTGCCATTGTGCTGGTGGCTACCATACGCGCATTGCGGCATCACGGCGGCGCGCGCAAAGAGGAATACAATACAGCTTCTGTGGAACGTGTGGGTGCCGGCTTTGCCAACCTTGAAAAACATATTGAAAACTGCCGCAAGTTTGGAATTACGCCCGTGGTGGCACTCAACCGTTTTGCCAGCGACAGTGCCGAAGAAATTGCACTGGTGGTTGAGCGTTGTGCGGCACTGGGCGTGAAAGCCGTGGAATGCGCATGCTGGGCACAGGGCGGCGAAGGCAGCGCAGCACTTGCACAGGCGGTGGTCGAAAACATTGAAGCCGGCGGCAATACATTTAAGCGTCTTTACAACTGGCAAAGCAGCACCGAAGAAAAAATAGCCACCATTGCCACCGAAATTTACGGCGCTTCAGAAGTAGAATACACCAGCAGTGCCAGGGCATCGCTGCGCACCATACGCGAACTTGGTCTTGATAGCCTGCCGGTGTGCATGGCCAAAACACAGAAATCATTTTCCGACGATGAAACCAAAACCGGAAGGCCGGAGAATTTCAGCATTACTGTACGCGAATTTGAATTTGCGGCCGGCGCCGGTTTTGTGATTCCCATTATTGGCGATATGATGCGCATGCCCGGACTGCCCGCCACGCCTGCATCAGAAGGAATGGACATTGACGCAGGCGGAAAAATTACGGGGCTTTCGTAAATGCAGATTGAAGCGGAGATAACACGGATCAGAAAAACATTACACACAAATTTGTACTTTGTATTGTGCTATTGCAGCAAACATACAAATGGAAAATATCCTCATTCAGCATTACAAAACACCGGTTGGCGAACTCATACTCGGCAGCTTTCAAAACCAGCTTTGTCTGGCCGACTGGCGCTACCGCAAAATGCGCACATCAGTTGACGAGCGCATACAAAGCAAACTGAATGCCGTTTACGCAGAAGGCGAAAGCGATGTACTGAATGAAACACGCAAACAGCTTGAGGCTTATTTCTCAGGCACACTGCGCAGTTTTGATCTCCCGCTTTTACTTGCAGGCACTGAATTTCAGCAGCGCGTGTGGCAGGCGCTGTGCAAGGTAAGTTACGGCACTACATCAACCTACCTTGCCCTTTCTGAACAGCTTGGCAACCGTGATGCGATACGCGCAGTAGCTTCGGCAAACGGCGCCAATGCCATTTCAATTATTGTACCCTGCCATCGCATTATCGGCAGTAATGGCGAGCTGGTGGGCTATGCGGGAGGACTTCCCGCCAAACAGAAGCTGCTTGAACTTGAAGGCGCTAAAGCTGTGGCGCTGAATGCTGCACAAACTGCATTGCAGTTTTAAGGACTATAATCAAGCCCGAAATGTGATCTCACACATTTTGTACTTTTGAAGGCATGAATAATGAACTTCGTTTGCGATTCAGTTTGCTGAGCGCCGCTGAGAAAGCTGATTTGCGAAGGCGTTTAAGCGATTCGCCGAAGAGTTTACTGCTGCTCGACTGGCTGCAAAAGAAAGGCAGCAAACCACTGAACACGGTTGAAATTGTGGATGTGCTTTACAACAGCAGTGAAGCTCCTTTTGCCACACGACGCAATCGTTTTTTTAAACTCCGCGCCGAGCTGCTGCGGCTCATGAGCAACGAAACCGAAGGAAAGAGCAACGGCCTGCTTCCGCTCGAAGAGAAACTCCTGCACTGCCGCCAGCTTACCATCGACAAGCAGTTTGGAAATGCCGATACGCACTTGCGGAGTTTAATAGCCGAATGCCGCAGCCGCAATATTTTTGAACTGCTGCCGGAGGCGCTTTTACTGCAAATGCAGTGCGCACAGTCAATCAATCTGGTACATGAAACACCGGCGCTGCTCAGCCAGCTTACCGAGGCACGGCAACTGCTTGATGTATTGCGTCAGCTTCAGGGACTTAACCGGCTTTCGTACTACCACTCAATAAACAACAACGTAGGCGGCATCAATGAGTGCATTGAACAGATGCGCCGTATTATGCTGAGACATCCGCACTGGCCGCGTTTCAGGTTATTGTACCATTTCACGGCATTCAACAATCGTGTGGCACATCCATCCATAAACAGCCGCAATGTAATGCACCACCATAAGCAGGTAAAACTGCTGGCACGCGAATTTCCGGATATGCCGTGCATGAACTACGAAAAAAATGGAGCTGCATTGCTGCAACAATACCTGCTTAACGGCGAAGCCACCTGGCTCTTTCTGCGTGGCAAAATATCAGAAAGTTATGCCCGGTTTAAGCAATGCTGGGAATTGCAGGAACGCCTTCAGGGTACGCGAAGCATTTTAACCGACAGTTATTTCAACAACCGTATTTCAGTGGAAACTGCTGCCGGTTATTTTTCCGAAGCCCTGAAAACAGCCAGCGCATACATGGAATTTCTAAACAGCCAGCACAATCAGGAACGTAAACTCATGGGCGTGGCTGTGCTCACCAACATATACACCTACGCGTGGCCCAAACACAAAGCGCCTGATCCTGATTTCCTGCTTCGCGGACTGAACAACTATGCGCGGCTTCTTCAAAAAAACGAAAATCCCCAATTAGCCACACTTCAGGCCACTCAGGCTATTTTTGCCTTTCAGTGTGCACAGTGGAAACTGGCACAAAAGCTGGCCGTACTCCCGCACGTGAAGCAGCTTTTTACAACCAGCGGCATCGGAGCATACAATAAACTGCTGCTCATGCATCCCGGAACACCACGCGCGGAAATAAAAAAACTGAAACAGGAAATTGAAACCGCACTGTTTAATCCGCACCAGCCAATTGTAACGTTCTCAAACGAACGGGCACTGCGCATGATTGCTTTTTTGCAACAACAGTAGTACGCTTAGCAGTTACTGATTGTTATCATTTTTCATGTTGACTGCCCTCATGCACTAGCTGAATGCGGGCCAATACCTTTATGCTGTAATTCAATCACACTACAAACCAATACAGCAAAATTATGTCAACAATCACACAAAAATCACTTTACGAACTGCATGCCGAACACCGTGAATGGCTGAGCAAGCTCGCTTTTTATGCGGACGAAATTAAATACATGACCACGCGGCTGCAGGAAGTAACAGTAAAAAATACCGCTCAGGATGTACTGGCTCAGGCTGAGCATTTTCAAAATCAGTTCATCATTCAGAAAAATCACATCGACAATCTGAACCATGAAATTAAAGTACAGGAGCAGGCAATTGTAAACAACATCAACAACAATCCCATAGCCAGTGATCACCGCAAGGCCGACGACCATGCCGCGGAACGGGATGCCATTATGCAATTCGAAAAACTTTTCGGCGAAATGCGCAAAGAGTTCCTGAGCTGGCTCGGAAAGGTAATGTAAGCTGCTTTAATTTGATCATACTGTGTTCGGGCTGAATCGGACAAACAGTAAAAAATACAGTTGAAGCTGTAGTGTGTCCGGAGCTTTGTAACCTCCGGTATAGAGAACCGGGTCTGTATTCAGACCGGTTCTCTTTTTTATGCGGATTGTGTTTGAATGAAATTAATCCGGAACCGGTGCCGCTTGTTTTTTGGAGAAGTGAAAGCCAAGCCCGCCCGAAAACCGTAACTCTGTAAAGGCAACCGCCGGCCTGTATTCGGAGAAATGTTTACCGTATGCATAATTTACCTCGGCAAACACATAGAACCATTGCTCGGCAAATACCCGAAAACCAAGATGCGGCATGAACAGCGGATTTATTGCCGGTGCTGAGGAAAGCGAAGAAAGTGATGTTTGGAGTTCTGAATAGGTGAAACCAACTCCGAAACCGGCATAAGGATCAAAAGCCTTGCCGTGTGTAAAATGGAAAGAAGGTCCGGCAGAGAAGGAATTATGCGAATCGAAAATACGTAAGGGATTTGATGAAGGCAAAAGCACAAACGCATCGCCGCGAAGTGAAACGTGTGTATCAATAAACACAAATGCCTGACCGTGCAGGTAATAATTTGATTTTGGCTGATTGACCATTACACCGGGTGCAAACGTGGCCATAAGTCCGAAAACCGGTGAATACACCGTTTTAATTTCGCGACCTTTATCGGTCTGTTGTTCTTGTGCAAATGCAGGCAGTGAACTGCACACACAAAACAGAAGGAGAATGTGCTTTACCATAAATCTGCAATACGGAAGTTGGCACTGAGGGTGAGCAGTAAATGTCCTTCAGGACTGAAGCCTTTGTGCTCTTCGATGTGAAGTGTTTTTATGCCCTGCACTTCTTCCACGTGCGCGTGTACATCGTCGCCGAGGTGCATCATGTATTGTGCGCTGAACGAAAGATCAGTTCGTGTGCCGAGGTTGAGATGTACTCCCGCACCGGCCTGCACGGCTGAGCTCCAGCGTTTGGCTTCGGCATACACCGGTACTGTGGACGAACGAATCCAGGTATAGTCAAAACAATGCCCGGCCAGAAAATAAGGTGTAAGGAGGCGGTAGCTTATTTTCTTTGGCGTTCCGGCTGCATCGCCCGGAGCAGAAGTAAACACTTCCGGCTCACGCAGGTAAAACATTACCGACCAGCCAATGTGTGCGTCGGTACGGTGTCCGATTCCGTCAATGTCGGTGTTGATATAATCGGCAAACCATTCGGTATTGATCAGCCGCAGTAACCGCAACCTGAACTGTCCGCCCACACCCATTCCCGGACTGCCGGCCTGTGTAAACAAACTGCTTGTGGTGCGGATGCCGAGAGAAAACCCACCGCCATATTTTTGCTGCGCAAACGCAGGCAATGTCAGGCACACCAGCCCGCTAATCACTAACAAACGCTTCATCTGAACAATGTATTGCATGATTTGTGAAATGCAGTACTATTATTTTAAGACGGTTAAAACAAGCCGGGTTGCCTTGATGATCAGTCGCGGAGGTAAATATTGATATACAGTTTCCCATCTACCCTTACCACCTGAAAACGGGAAATGGAATTGTAAGGAAACAAATGCACCTCTTCGGCCTTATCGTTTTTATAATAGGTCATTTTAAGTGAATTATCAGTAAGCGAAAATCCGTTACGGGCATTTTCAGCAGGAAACTTTTTATACGTTGCCGTGGTGCGTGAATGCGAGCCGTCGGTATAAAACGCAATGGTGTTTCCAACATACAGCTGCTCCACATCGGCAATGTTGGCGCCAATTTCATCAAATGCCGCCTGAGCCTGAGCTTTAGTTACCTGAGCCTGCGCAATGAGGGTAAAGAGGAAGATTCCGGCAAAAAGAAAAATTACTTTTTTCATCTGAATATTTAGATTGATTCAGAACGTAAGGTAACGATATTTTGCAAAATATATTTTCTGAAAATGCAGGTATCAAATAAACGCAAACAGGAATTGACTAACTTAACCGTATATTATTTTAGTGATGAAAAAAGCAGAACCGCGTAAGCATTATCATTATTTTATCGGTGGCCGGAAAGGACATAAAGTACAGGTAACCGAAAGTGAGCAGCACCTGATTATCGGCGGTCGTTTTGATACGCTGGAAGCCTGCATACAAGGAACCGAATCGAAAAAGCTGCTGCAATCGTTTTACCTTGTTGATGCGCTGCCGGAATCGAACACGTTTATTTTGCGCGTGCGCAGCGCATTGCCCGAAAAAGCAATTGAGATACGCAATAAAGCGCGCGCACTTTTCCCGAACGAAAAAGGCAATCAAATACGCTTTGCAGGCCGTTTATATACCGACAGTCTTTCGAACCGGCCGGCAGTTTATACACAGGCATTTTTCATTAAGTTTCATCATGCCGTGAGCCGCGAACGTTGCCTGCAATTACTCAAACGGCACGATCTGAAAGTAGCACATACCTTCCGGTTTGCAGAGAATGCATTTTACGTCAAGCCTTCAACCGGCCGCCAGCACAGGGCATCATGGATATTCCGCAAAGCCGGGCAAATGCTTGAGTTGCCTGAGGTTGAATGCGGCCACCCCGAAATTATCCGCGTAAAAGGCTGGCGCGCTACCATGAGCAGGCGCTGGCATCTGGAAGAAGTACGTGTGGGCAAACGTAAACTGAATGCACACGTTTCGGCTACCGAAGTGCATAAGCAGGGCATTACAGGAAAAGGCACTACCATTGCCATTATCGACGACGGGGTGGATATTTATCACCCTGAACTTCGCGGCAAGGTGGTGCATCCGTACAATGTAATGGACCGCAGCACCGATGTAATTGCCGAAGATATTTCGCTTGGACATGGTACGTGCTGCGCCGGTGTGGCATTGGCTGCAGGCCGCAAACATGTAAAAGGTGTGGCACCGGGGGCAATGCTTATGCCGATCCGCTGCGAGGCGAATCTTGGCTCTGTAGAAGAAGTAATGGCGATTGAATGGGCGGTGAAAAAAGGCGCCGATATTATTTCGTGCAGCTGGGGCGCCGAAGACGGACGCTGGTACAACACCGAAGATCCGCTCCACAACGAAATAACCCTGCTGCCTGATATGATGCGGCTTGTGGTGCAGTATGCAGTGCAGAAAGGCCGGAAAGGCAAAGGCTGCGTGATAACCTGGGCTGCCGGAAACGGCAACGAACCGGCCGATAACGATGGCTACGCCTCGAACGAAAATGTAATTACTGTGGCCGCCTGCAACGACAGAAGCTTACGCAGCATTTACAGCGACTATGGAAAAAGCATCTGGTGCTGTTTCCCCAGCAGCGATTTCGGAAACAGGCTGCTCGAACATCCAAACCCCATCACCACCGGCATCTGGACCACCGACAGGCGCGGTAAAGCGGGCGATAATAAGCGCGGCGACTATACCGCCACCTTCGGCGGCACATCAAGCGCATGCCCCGGTGTGGCCGGTGTGTGCGCACTCATGCTCGAAGCCAATCCGCGTTTAACTGCACAGGAATTGAAAGAAATTATCCGCCACACCTGCGATAAAATTGATACTGACCACGGACACTACGACCGGCACGGACACAGCCACTGGTATGGCTACGGACGCATTAATGCCGCGCGCGCGGTAGAAGCTGCGCGGCAAAAAGCACACCAAAAATTACCTGTAAATTAATGCATTGCCGTTTCGTGTTGTTGCACGTCTTACCTACTTTTGTGCAATGATTACCCGCGCCATACACACCGCCTGCAAAACCGCCCGCGAACGCAACTGGACACGCATCTACTGGGCGGTTGACATACACGGCACCATGATGCCGCCCACACACCGCGGCGGCCAATTGCCCGATACATTTTACAACCACGCCCGCGAAGTACTGCAACTGGCTTCGAAACGCGATGACATTTGCCTGATACTTTACACCTGTTCACACAATCACGAAATAGAACAGTACTTAACACTGTTCCGCGAACACGATATTCATTTCGATTTTGTAAACGAAAATCCCGAAGTGCAAAACACGTCCTACGGCAACTACGACCGCAAGCCGTATTTCAATGTACTGTTTGAAGACAAAGCCGGTTTTGACCCGGAGAACGACTGGTTGGAGGTGCTGGAATTATTGCGTGATCCGGCGGGAATGCAATGGTGAGGTAATGAAAATCTTAAATTAAATGTCACAGCACATTATATCATAACCTTAACTACAATCCCCCAACAACCGACCAATTAACCCCAACAACCGAAAAAATTTTACTTTTCAAACTGTTCACAGTATATTGAAGCATCAAAAACACTGTGACCATGACTTTTGACCAGTCGGCACAAACGCCCTCTACATTCAGCCTTTCGCCCTACTCGGGGCCGTGGACAGAGGCTGAAGCCGCTCACCTGCTTCGCCGCACCCTGTTTGGCCCTACTTACCAGCAAATACAGGATGCCGTGGCCGCCGGAATGAATGCCACACTGAGTACGCTCCTCACCATTCCGCCGCTCAATCCGCCTGTAGCGTGGGACAGCGACGAAGCTGTGGTGCCGCAGGGACAAACATGGGTAAACAGCGTATATCCAAGCGGCGACACACAGCCTACAGAGAATGCCCGCAAACGTTCGCTGGTTACCTGGCTCATGGAGCGCATCAATACCGAGCAGGTGAGTATTGCGGAAAAAATGTGCCTGTTCTGGCAAAATCACTTTGCCTGCGAAGCCGCATTCGACTCGCGCGCTACCTACAATTACCTCATGCTGATACGCCAGCATGCACTCGGCAATTTCAAGCAACTGGTGAAAGACATGACCATTGATCCCACCATGCTGCTTTTTCTCGATGGCAATACAAACACTGTAAACAACCCCAACGAAAACTACTCGCGCGAGCTGCTTGAGCTTTACACCATTGGCAAAGGCCTTCAGGTAAGCACCGGCGACTACACCACTTACACCGAAGGCGATGTGGCCGAAGGCGCTAAAATTCTTACCGGCTGGAAAATAGAAGGCTTGCGCAGCGATACAATTACTTCGCCCTATGCCGTTTTTGTAACCAACCGCCACGACCAGACCAATAAAACACTTTCGGCGCGTTTGGGTAATGCGGTAATTACAGCCAACGGCGCTCAGGAATACAGCGATTACATTGACGTAATTTTTGCACAGCCGAATTTTGCCGAATACATCTGCAAAAAAATTTACCGCTATTTCGTCAACTTCGATCTCACGCCCACCGTGATGAGCGATGTAATTGCCGACATGGCACAAACACTGGTGAGCAACAATTTCAATGTACTTCCGGTGATTCAGCAGTTGCTGAGCAGTGCACATTTTTACGACATGGCTGTGCGCGGCTCCATCATACGCAGCCCGCTCGAAATGTTTTTTGGCATGTACAACGCCACCGGTTCGGTGCCCGGCTACGATCTTGAAACCAACCATAAAATCTGGCTGCGCATTCATTGGTCGGCCGATGCGGCGGGGCAGGATTACCTTGCTCCGCCAAACGTGGGCGGCTGGCCGGCTTACTATCAGGCGCCTTCGTTTTCGCGGCTTTGGGTGAGTTCGAGCAACCTCAAACTGCGTTTCGACTTTGCGGCCTGGCAAACTTCGTGGGGCGGATTTACAGTAAACGGAAATCCGTTTGGCGTGGATGTGCTCAACTACTTAGCCAACCTCCCGCAGCCCGACGATCCGGTGGCCATTGTGGAACACAGCTGCGTGGTGTTTTGTCCCAAGCCCGTGCCGCAGTTAGATAAACTCGTACTCAAAACCATACTTTGCAACGGCCTGCCCGACTTTGAGTGGACCGTGCAATACAACGATTACGTAGCCAATCCGGGCGATCCGGTTTACTCCGATCCGGTGCGGCGGCAGCTGGCATATATGCTCACACGCCTGTTTAAATTCCCGCAATTCCAAACCTTCTGATACATCAGGCCATGACAATGAAACGAAGTGATTTTATCAGGCTGATGTCAGTGGGTTCGCTGGCATTGCCTTCGGTAATGAAAGGCATGAAAGTGCAGCCGGTAATGCAGCCGTTGTTTACCACCTCGGTAAATGCACAGGACCGGGTGCTTGTGCTGATACGGCTGAATGGCGGAAACGACGGACTCAATACACTCATTCCGCTCGATCAGTATGCACACCTTGCCATACAGCGCCCCAATGTGGTGCTGCCCGAATCATCGCTGCTGAAAATTACCGACACACTGGCTTTTCATCCGGCAATGACCGGCATGGAATATCTGTTTGATACCGGCCGTGTGGGCATTGTACAAAATGTAGGTTATCCCGAACAAAACCGCTCACACTTCCGCTCCATGGACATCTGGTCAACCGGCATGCTGGATGCGGCAGCTACCACAGGCTGGATGGGCCGTTACTTCGATGCCAACTGGCCCGGCTTCCCTACTGCCTATCCCAATGCCGACCAGCCCGACCCGTTTGCGATTACGATGGGTTACGAAGTATCGTCAACCTGCCAGGGGCTGATGGCCAATTTCTCGCATGCCATTACCGATCCGTTTGAGTCGTACAACCTCGATCCGGCCGGCATTGTAAACGATGGTACGTATTACGGCTCGCACATGGAGTTTCTGGCTACACTCATTGACCAGACCAATGCTTACGGCCAGCAGATTTACAATTCGGCCAACGCCGGAAATTCGCTGAGCAACCTGTACGACCCTGACAACGAGCTGGCCGTGCAACTCCGCTACATTGCACAAATGATTTCGGGCGGACTGAAAACCAAAGTGTATATCGTAAACATAAACGGTTTTGATACGCACGATTCGCAGGTAACAGAAAACGATAGTACTGTGGGCGAACATGCCACCCTGCTCAAAACCTTGTCTGACGCTATACGCGCGTTTATGGACGATATACGTTTGCTTGGTCTCGAAGACCGTGTGGCCGGCATGACGTTCTCCGAATTCGGGCGGCAGATTGCATCCAACTACAGCCTCGGCACCGATCACGGCGATGCGGCTCCGCTATTCCTTTTCGGAAACTGTTTAAATAATTCAGTACTCGGCCACAACCCCGCAATCCCCGACCAGATTACCGAGCAGGCCGGACTGCCCATGGCCATTGATTTCCGCGATGTATATGCATCCATGCTCAAAGACTGGTTTGAAGTGGATGTAAATCAGATACAAAGTTTCTTTGAGCATCAGGTTACATTTTATCCGCTCATGGGCAACTGCAACCGTGGCACGGTAAACGAAAACGGCGATGCGGTTGTACTTGTGTATCCCAATCCCTGCGCACAATACGCCACCATCCGTTTCGACTGCCAAAACGAATGGGTACGCGTGGAACTGCTCGATCTCAATGCAAGACTCATTCAGGTGCTGATTGACGGTAACCTCAGCAGCGGCATGCACAACGTACCGGTAGAACTTGAACGGCT
The sequence above is drawn from the Bacteroidota bacterium genome and encodes:
- a CDS encoding DUF1501 domain-containing protein, translated to MTMKRSDFIRLMSVGSLALPSVMKGMKVQPVMQPLFTTSVNAQDRVLVLIRLNGGNDGLNTLIPLDQYAHLAIQRPNVVLPESSLLKITDTLAFHPAMTGMEYLFDTGRVGIVQNVGYPEQNRSHFRSMDIWSTGMLDAAATTGWMGRYFDANWPGFPTAYPNADQPDPFAITMGYEVSSTCQGLMANFSHAITDPFESYNLDPAGIVNDGTYYGSHMEFLATLIDQTNAYGQQIYNSANAGNSLSNLYDPDNELAVQLRYIAQMISGGLKTKVYIVNINGFDTHDSQVTENDSTVGEHATLLKTLSDAIRAFMDDIRLLGLEDRVAGMTFSEFGRQIASNYSLGTDHGDAAPLFLFGNCLNNSVLGHNPAIPDQITEQAGLPMAIDFRDVYASMLKDWFEVDVNQIQSFFEHQVTFYPLMGNCNRGTVNENGDAVVLVYPNPCAQYATIRFDCQNEWVRVELLDLNARLIQVLIDGNLSSGMHNVPVELERLAVGEYIVRVRKESGVLSTKMIRVKAV